One stretch of Desulfomonile tiedjei DNA includes these proteins:
- the cobJ gene encoding precorrin-3B C(17)-methyltransferase, whose protein sequence is MVGIGPGGRLDRTRRAEEVIASCRVVVGYKRYLELIEDLLAGKEVISSGMTKELERCNAALERARQGENVALISSGDAGIYGMAGLALELATTNGMDVPIEIVPGVTSATAAAAKLGAPLMLDFAAISLSDLLVPWETIRKRLEAVAAADMVVVLYNPRSRKRKAQLTEAAEILRNHRPGTTPVGVATAVGTEDESIVISDLDHFLETEINMRSLVIVGNSSSRLMDRWFVTPRGYKV, encoded by the coding sequence GTGGTAGGCATCGGACCAGGTGGCCGGTTAGATCGCACCAGGCGTGCCGAAGAGGTGATAGCGTCTTGCCGCGTGGTGGTGGGCTACAAAAGATACCTGGAATTGATCGAAGACCTCCTTGCAGGTAAAGAAGTCATCTCGTCAGGCATGACCAAGGAATTGGAGCGATGCAACGCGGCCCTGGAGCGAGCCCGGCAAGGGGAGAACGTGGCCCTGATATCGTCAGGCGACGCAGGGATCTATGGTATGGCAGGACTGGCCCTGGAGCTGGCCACGACTAACGGAATGGATGTCCCTATCGAGATCGTCCCCGGGGTCACTTCCGCTACAGCCGCGGCGGCCAAGTTAGGGGCCCCGCTCATGCTCGACTTTGCCGCGATCAGTCTCAGCGATCTCCTCGTGCCGTGGGAAACCATCCGGAAGCGTCTGGAAGCCGTGGCCGCTGCCGACATGGTCGTAGTCCTGTACAATCCAAGGAGCCGCAAGCGCAAGGCTCAGCTCACAGAAGCCGCGGAAATACTTCGCAACCATCGTCCGGGCACAACGCCGGTTGGGGTCGCTACAGCCGTTGGTACGGAAGACGAGAGCATTGTGATCTCAGATCTGGACCACTTCCTCGAAACCGAGATCAACATGAGGAGCCTGGTGATAGTAGGGAACAGTTCCTCCAGGTTGATGGACAGATGGTTTGTTACCCCACGAGGGTACAAGGTATGA